In Tachysurus fulvidraco isolate hzauxx_2018 chromosome 1, HZAU_PFXX_2.0, whole genome shotgun sequence, a single window of DNA contains:
- the badb gene encoding BCL2 associated agonist of cell death b codes for MAKICTISDESDTSSENEDTKEEDNRTAEASHSGHHIIVTQTSRGEQMARNRNFSINEDDFLEATDGRDGDSFRPRSRSAPPVLWAAKKYGRELRKMSDEFDTLLEKGMKRVRSAGTDRQMHTSSSWFNFLWSHQESDTENMSSLTAQNTRPGV; via the exons ATGGCTAAAATATGCACAATATCTGACGAGTCTGACACATCAAGTGAAAATGAAGACACAAAGGAAGAGGACAACCGAACAGCTGAGGCCTCTCATTCTGGCCACCACATAATTGTTACACAAACATCCCGAG GAGAGCAAATGGCAAGAAATAGGAATTTCTCTATAAATGAAGATGACTTTCTGGAAGCTACTGATGGGAGAGATGGAGATTCTTTCCGTCCTCGATCCCGCTCAGCACCTCCGGTTTTATGGGCTGCTAAGAAATACGGCAGGGAGCTGAGGAAGATGAGTGACGAGTTTGACACCTTATTGGAaaaaggg ATGAAGAGGGTGAGGAGTGCAGGTACAGACCGTCAGATGCACACCTCTTCCAGCTGGTTCAACTTCCTCTGGAGCCACCAAGAGTCAGACACTGAGAACATGAGCAGCCTGACAGCACAAAACACCCGTCCAGGAGTATGA